From the genome of Pelobacter propionicus DSM 2379, one region includes:
- the traV gene encoding type IV conjugative transfer system lipoprotein TraV gives MKKVLAVIGMLAMGGCTLLNPYESSFSCPETSNGKCVSVQTAYKESAVGPGNPNDPVPEHKEDDCGTDNAAPGSCTDIKNTLSLNPQARENAPYSRYQSALFEKFSGLLKEPVTPIVAPPKTMRVLLLPYTGQDNEFYMLRYVYFFVDEPRWLLDGSVMSGEEE, from the coding sequence GTGAAGAAAGTCCTCGCCGTCATAGGAATGCTGGCAATGGGCGGTTGTACCCTGCTCAACCCCTATGAAAGCAGTTTCAGTTGCCCTGAAACCAGCAATGGCAAGTGTGTTTCGGTGCAAACCGCCTACAAGGAGTCGGCAGTTGGCCCTGGCAACCCAAATGATCCGGTTCCAGAGCATAAAGAAGACGATTGCGGTACCGACAACGCTGCTCCCGGGAGCTGTACCGATATCAAGAATACTCTGTCGCTGAACCCTCAAGCCAGGGAGAACGCCCCCTATTCTCGATACCAGTCGGCGCTGTTCGAAAAATTCAGTGGATTACTGAAAGAACCGGTCACACCGATCGTTGCCCCGCCAAAAACGATGCGTGTTCTGCTTCTGCCGTACACCGGGCAGGACAACGAATTCTATATGCTGCGCTACGTGTATTTTTTCGTGGATGAACCGCGCTGGCTGCTGGATGGCTCCGTCATGTCGGGCGAGGAGGAGTAG
- a CDS encoding TraC family protein: protein MGVVSALLGSGGGVTRKELLSLVERDRFSEYFPWIAHDPRKQIYLNTDNTFGMMWECAPLAFACETTIRTLEGLFRVNLPEGSIMQFILLADPFVKRMVDTYTAMKTRDSKLVRSVSDNVSRFFQEGAEGLDCLNGIPVRNFRMFFCVKFPVKSSPHVNLEEVFGTIQEVLKGAGLSPVAVEPGRLLDWLRRMLNDDPSANASHYDERNVIRKQVLLGTKVEKRFSSLKFGSRHFRCVTPKSFPPDGDPIQTNQLFGGIMGMATDADQIRTPFFFTLNIVLRNQKNRLHTKCNLVLQQQGVGSFAPSLARKKDEYLWAVDELERGTRFYRIIPIMWVYGSDEWLVNESVTRAKRVWEGQGYVMQEDKGILPILFISSLPFGLYDHGSNIDTLDRDHIMPVDSIAVTLPIQGDFSGLGKPVMLFAGRKGNLFGLDIFNKGVNNHNVVVCASSGAGKSFFTNYLVYNYFAMNSRIRIVDIGGSYKKMTKLFGARYLDFSEDSQVCLNPFTTIIDPEYDIPVIAPIVAQMVYSTGKTFPSETEMTLIKQAVRWAWQQEGNDAGIDTVYEYLANFDRYSSEGTEIKEAASRLAFNLADFRSDGSFGRFFNGKSSLDISNDEFVVLELEHLKSRKELFRVVTLQVINAVTQDLYLSDKSDQRLIVFDEAWQFLGESSTLKEVIEEGYRRARKYFGSFTIITQSVLDMKLFGGVGDVIRNNSAFKFFLESSDFEKALDEKLLDYDDFTMRILKSTKSNKPKYSEIFMDTPFGVGVGRLVVDPFSYYVFTSDASEIAQIEAMVDGGMSYEDAIREMVKKYRS from the coding sequence ATGGGCGTTGTTTCAGCGTTACTTGGAAGCGGAGGAGGCGTCACCAGAAAGGAACTGCTCAGCCTTGTCGAGCGGGACAGATTCTCCGAGTATTTTCCCTGGATCGCCCATGATCCAAGGAAACAGATCTACCTCAACACCGACAATACCTTCGGGATGATGTGGGAGTGCGCTCCCCTGGCATTTGCGTGTGAGACTACCATCAGGACCCTTGAAGGTCTATTTCGCGTCAATCTGCCTGAAGGCTCGATCATGCAGTTCATTCTGCTGGCCGATCCCTTCGTGAAAAGGATGGTTGACACCTACACCGCCATGAAGACGCGAGACAGCAAACTGGTGAGGAGTGTCTCTGATAACGTGTCACGCTTCTTTCAGGAAGGAGCAGAAGGGCTTGACTGTCTGAACGGCATCCCGGTTCGAAACTTCCGGATGTTTTTCTGCGTCAAGTTCCCGGTCAAGAGCAGCCCGCACGTCAATCTCGAAGAGGTGTTCGGCACCATCCAGGAAGTATTGAAAGGCGCCGGCCTCTCGCCGGTCGCGGTCGAGCCTGGGCGGCTTCTGGACTGGCTGCGGCGCATGCTGAACGACGACCCATCCGCCAATGCCAGTCACTATGACGAACGCAATGTCATCCGCAAGCAGGTACTGCTCGGGACAAAGGTGGAGAAGAGGTTCTCGTCACTCAAATTCGGCTCTCGCCACTTCCGTTGTGTCACTCCCAAATCCTTTCCCCCTGATGGCGACCCGATCCAGACCAACCAGCTTTTCGGAGGGATCATGGGCATGGCGACCGACGCCGACCAGATTCGGACGCCATTTTTCTTCACGCTGAACATAGTCCTGCGCAACCAGAAGAACAGACTCCACACCAAATGCAATCTGGTCCTGCAGCAGCAGGGGGTCGGCAGCTTCGCCCCGTCGCTGGCCAGGAAGAAAGACGAATATCTCTGGGCGGTGGACGAACTGGAGAGGGGCACCAGGTTTTACCGGATCATCCCGATCATGTGGGTCTACGGCAGCGACGAGTGGCTGGTGAACGAGTCCGTAACCCGGGCCAAACGGGTCTGGGAGGGGCAAGGGTATGTCATGCAGGAAGACAAAGGGATTCTCCCCATCCTGTTCATCTCATCTCTTCCATTCGGGCTCTACGACCACGGCAGCAATATCGACACCCTCGACCGGGACCACATCATGCCGGTGGACAGCATCGCCGTCACCTTGCCGATCCAGGGTGATTTCTCGGGTCTCGGCAAGCCGGTCATGCTCTTTGCCGGGCGAAAAGGGAACCTGTTCGGTCTCGATATCTTCAACAAGGGGGTCAATAACCACAACGTCGTGGTCTGTGCTTCCAGCGGAGCGGGGAAAAGTTTCTTCACCAACTATCTGGTCTACAACTACTTCGCCATGAACTCCAGGATCAGGATCGTGGATATCGGCGGCTCCTACAAGAAGATGACCAAGCTGTTCGGAGCCCGTTATCTGGATTTCAGCGAGGATTCCCAGGTCTGTCTGAATCCCTTTACCACCATCATCGATCCCGAGTATGACATCCCGGTCATCGCCCCCATCGTCGCTCAGATGGTCTATTCCACCGGGAAGACCTTTCCCAGCGAAACCGAGATGACCCTCATCAAGCAGGCCGTGCGCTGGGCATGGCAGCAGGAGGGGAATGACGCCGGCATCGATACCGTCTACGAATACCTGGCCAATTTCGACCGCTACTCCTCAGAAGGAACGGAAATCAAAGAGGCTGCCTCCCGGTTGGCCTTCAACCTGGCCGATTTCAGGAGCGACGGTTCCTTTGGCCGTTTCTTCAACGGTAAAAGCAGCCTCGACATCTCCAACGACGAGTTCGTGGTTCTCGAACTGGAGCATCTCAAGTCCAGAAAAGAGCTGTTCCGGGTGGTCACCCTCCAGGTGATCAACGCCGTTACCCAGGATCTCTACCTTTCCGACAAGTCGGACCAGCGTCTGATCGTCTTTGACGAGGCGTGGCAATTCCTCGGGGAGAGTTCGACCCTGAAGGAGGTCATCGAGGAAGGGTACCGCCGGGCCCGGAAGTACTTCGGCAGCTTCACCATCATCACCCAGTCGGTGCTCGACATGAAACTCTTCGGCGGAGTCGGAGACGTGATCAGAAACAATTCCGCCTTCAAGTTCTTCCTGGAATCGTCGGACTTCGAAAAAGCCCTGGACGAGAAGCTTTTGGACTACGACGACTTCACCATGCGGATTCTCAAGTCCACCAAGAGCAACAAGCCCAAGTATTCGGAGATTTTTATGGATACCCCGTTCGGGGTGGGTGTCGGCAGGCTGGTGGTTGATCCTTTTTCCTACTACGTGTTCACGTCCGATGCGAGCGAGATCGCGCAGATCGAAGCAATGGTGGATGGCGGGATGAGTTACGAGGATGCGATCCGTGAGATGGTCAAGAAGTATCGCAGCTAG
- a CDS encoding TraU family protein, whose translation MNLSNSISIFTLAMLFLLAPLAYGGSGACRGKMLNPVTDICWQCMFPVKIGSATFGNGDEPAPGNITSPVCVCPDSKGILVLGLSTAFWEHARLIETVREPFCFPALGTGMTNPKPGFYSGENRNAEYGDSNLAFQQAHYFHFPAWSILKLFMDFPCSENKAFDLAYMTEVDPLWNDDSLSFIINPEALLFGNPVSQLACVADSVAATVTQPVDPLFWCMGSWGSFYPLSGSMVENNPLNVNAGLAARMLFKLGRETLLFDTGINQCASGGVVTPILVKSNYRLQMARPVRGNDCIPIGRPSLVWGAAKNPPFGTANNSPDNFLWSLTRRRVCCVGYALN comes from the coding sequence ATGAACCTGAGCAATAGCATCTCGATCTTCACGCTGGCCATGCTTTTCCTGCTTGCGCCGCTTGCCTACGGAGGCAGTGGCGCCTGCAGGGGGAAGATGCTCAACCCGGTGACCGATATCTGCTGGCAGTGCATGTTTCCGGTGAAGATCGGCAGCGCTACCTTTGGCAATGGCGATGAACCGGCTCCCGGCAACATCACCTCGCCGGTCTGCGTCTGCCCCGACAGCAAGGGGATCCTGGTTCTGGGATTGTCCACCGCGTTCTGGGAGCATGCCCGGCTGATCGAAACGGTCAGGGAACCTTTCTGCTTTCCGGCACTGGGAACCGGCATGACAAATCCCAAGCCCGGCTTTTATTCCGGAGAGAACCGGAACGCGGAGTACGGCGATTCCAACCTGGCATTCCAGCAGGCCCACTACTTCCATTTCCCGGCCTGGTCGATCCTGAAGCTGTTCATGGATTTTCCCTGCTCAGAAAACAAGGCCTTCGACTTGGCCTACATGACCGAAGTGGACCCACTGTGGAACGACGACAGCCTGTCGTTCATCATCAATCCCGAGGCGCTTCTGTTCGGTAATCCGGTGTCACAGTTGGCGTGCGTGGCAGACAGCGTGGCGGCCACGGTGACCCAGCCAGTCGATCCCCTGTTCTGGTGCATGGGGAGTTGGGGATCGTTCTACCCCCTGTCGGGGAGCATGGTCGAGAACAATCCCCTCAACGTGAACGCCGGCCTGGCGGCACGGATGCTGTTCAAGCTCGGCCGCGAGACGCTCCTTTTTGATACCGGCATCAACCAGTGCGCCAGCGGCGGGGTCGTGACACCGATTCTGGTCAAGAGCAACTACCGGCTTCAGATGGCGCGTCCGGTGCGGGGCAATGACTGCATCCCCATCGGCAGGCCGTCGCTGGTCTGGGGGGCGGCGAAGAACCCTCCCTTTGGAACGGCCAACAACTCGCCGGACAATTTTCTCTGGTCGTTGACACGAAGGAGGGTGTGTTGCGTCGGCTATGCGCTCAATTGA
- a CDS encoding type-F conjugative transfer system pilin assembly protein TrbC: MRRLCAQLIFWLAVASSGSVAAAGTPGYIATPDTCCVVDRVVGDTVHLRKAGACTGKPGRAYIETRLKKVKVVVEGTLWKEADVEGLAVPDLADTLSKADRLAERMTVPGNRSEKEMAALAGTLDSYYHSDEFQLRLLNETERIKSEVFGNKAAGYYSDKGIEALRGKLPASERVYVFISSSMPLATIRNYAASVARLGDSNVSLVMRGFVDGMTKIQPTIGFIASVLQRDQACRPQDGDCEMLPAGLVVDPLLFRRYRIDRVPAVVYARGLKAEDAGLSEGDPKNTTISDHYAAYGDARLEYLLDQIRRESGSDSLAALLAAPGDRK; the protein is encoded by the coding sequence TTGCGTCGGCTATGCGCTCAATTGATCTTCTGGCTCGCTGTAGCCTCGTCCGGTTCGGTTGCCGCCGCCGGCACTCCCGGGTATATCGCCACTCCCGACACCTGCTGTGTGGTGGACAGGGTGGTGGGTGATACGGTCCATCTCAGGAAAGCTGGTGCCTGCACCGGCAAACCGGGCCGGGCATATATCGAGACGAGGCTGAAGAAAGTGAAGGTCGTCGTGGAGGGAACCTTGTGGAAGGAGGCTGACGTGGAGGGACTGGCCGTGCCGGACCTGGCCGATACCTTGTCCAAGGCTGACAGGCTTGCGGAGCGGATGACTGTTCCCGGGAACCGGAGTGAGAAGGAGATGGCTGCCCTGGCAGGCACGCTCGATTCCTACTACCACTCGGATGAATTCCAGCTTCGGCTGCTGAACGAGACGGAACGGATCAAGTCCGAAGTATTCGGGAACAAAGCCGCCGGTTACTACTCAGATAAGGGCATCGAGGCGCTAAGGGGGAAACTGCCGGCTTCAGAGCGGGTCTACGTCTTCATTTCGTCATCAATGCCGCTTGCGACCATAAGGAATTACGCGGCTTCCGTGGCCCGTTTGGGCGATTCGAACGTCTCCCTGGTCATGCGCGGTTTCGTGGACGGGATGACGAAGATTCAGCCGACCATCGGCTTCATCGCTTCCGTGTTGCAGCGCGACCAGGCATGCCGCCCCCAAGACGGTGACTGCGAGATGCTGCCGGCAGGGTTGGTCGTCGATCCCCTGTTATTCCGCCGGTACCGGATCGACCGGGTTCCTGCCGTGGTCTATGCCCGCGGCCTCAAGGCCGAGGATGCCGGTTTGAGTGAGGGCGATCCCAAGAACACCACCATCTCGGATCACTATGCGGCGTACGGAGACGCCAGACTGGAATATCTGCTCGACCAGATCCGGAGGGAGAGCGGTTCGGATTCACTGGCCGCCCTCCTGGCTGCTCCGGGTGACCGGAAATGA
- the traN gene encoding conjugal transfer protein TraN — MLVRVVCSLCYVTLLLSLSGAHQTALALVSCQDRISANTPHRYIDALALFTEYNGTTYAIAKSAVSGSQSLPDGYFNFEANISREYLTTGTDTASLKRMLALGRFGEARPVRIDSRQTLDFVLKRFGAYLGSADSPQSTYIDAWKEFGLTGFTALAGTGLPFTNWGTGTPYGGQDPQAVVMGRDGIWTSGLDGVRSSQIVQFPGKLDCSYSYIDPTTLPPVSPPATETFGTIICAQDLNNNGYAADPGEVATCVVTPQGQYCPVGSVECNLVNSAYVCPLGSQYVCMEYQGVMRCSSNSCFDQTTTEEEADDIDESMLRDDGDRDALGQCLGQLYVFNGKASRCRPPGMKVGMINDCCESDQVAAEDTGNSILSATQGIQMAYEIGQVAYYGNALLTGAAQISAITTTATGTVASMTVVTAAGTTTTLSGAVATGAYATMASGATGASAIGAGLQAYATALLNPATIAVAVAVMVVMKLLMGGGCDQGDIQTAMQNAAKDCHYVGSYCQKKWPLVGCVQKAKSYCCFNSKMARIIHEQGRPQLLPFQPNGAWGSAKHPNCRGFTPEEFQALDFSRIDLSEYFADVQKDLATKIQGSQQTIMQNIQNRYQAAPK, encoded by the coding sequence ATGCTCGTCCGTGTCGTCTGTTCACTATGTTATGTCACGCTTCTGCTCTCGCTCTCGGGTGCCCACCAGACGGCGCTGGCTCTTGTCAGTTGCCAGGACAGGATTTCGGCAAATACGCCGCATCGTTACATCGATGCTCTGGCACTGTTCACCGAGTACAACGGCACAACCTATGCCATCGCCAAATCGGCCGTGAGCGGCAGCCAGTCGCTGCCGGACGGCTATTTCAATTTCGAGGCGAACATCAGCCGGGAATACCTGACGACCGGAACCGATACGGCATCACTCAAACGGATGCTCGCCCTTGGTCGATTCGGTGAGGCCAGGCCGGTCAGGATCGACAGTCGGCAGACGCTGGATTTCGTTCTCAAACGTTTCGGAGCCTATCTCGGTTCGGCGGATTCCCCACAAAGCACCTACATCGACGCTTGGAAGGAGTTCGGCCTGACCGGTTTTACCGCCCTTGCCGGTACGGGACTTCCTTTCACCAACTGGGGCACGGGAACACCCTATGGGGGACAGGATCCGCAAGCGGTAGTCATGGGACGTGACGGGATCTGGACCAGCGGCCTGGATGGGGTCAGGTCGTCCCAGATCGTACAGTTTCCCGGCAAACTGGACTGTTCGTATTCCTACATCGATCCGACGACGCTACCGCCGGTATCGCCACCCGCTACCGAGACGTTCGGCACCATCATCTGCGCCCAGGACCTGAACAACAATGGCTATGCCGCCGATCCGGGCGAGGTGGCCACCTGTGTTGTGACGCCACAGGGGCAGTACTGTCCGGTGGGTTCCGTCGAGTGCAATCTGGTCAACTCGGCATACGTCTGCCCGCTGGGCTCCCAGTACGTTTGCATGGAATACCAGGGTGTGATGCGTTGCTCGTCGAATTCCTGCTTCGATCAAACAACGACTGAGGAGGAGGCAGATGACATCGATGAATCGATGCTGCGGGACGACGGGGATCGGGATGCCCTGGGGCAGTGTCTCGGGCAGTTGTACGTCTTCAACGGCAAGGCGTCCCGCTGTCGCCCGCCGGGGATGAAGGTGGGGATGATCAACGATTGCTGCGAGAGCGACCAGGTGGCTGCGGAAGACACCGGTAACAGTATCCTGTCGGCGACGCAGGGGATTCAGATGGCATACGAGATCGGTCAGGTCGCCTACTACGGCAATGCCCTGCTGACCGGCGCCGCCCAGATTTCGGCCATCACCACGACCGCAACCGGCACGGTCGCGTCCATGACCGTGGTCACCGCGGCCGGAACCACCACGACCCTGTCGGGAGCGGTGGCAACCGGAGCCTACGCCACCATGGCCAGCGGCGCTACGGGAGCCTCGGCCATCGGCGCAGGCCTGCAGGCCTATGCCACGGCGCTGTTAAATCCGGCAACCATTGCCGTTGCCGTGGCTGTCATGGTGGTGATGAAGCTGTTGATGGGGGGAGGCTGTGATCAGGGAGATATTCAGACGGCGATGCAGAATGCCGCCAAGGATTGCCACTATGTGGGCAGTTACTGTCAGAAGAAATGGCCGCTGGTGGGGTGTGTCCAGAAGGCCAAGAGCTACTGCTGTTTCAACTCGAAAATGGCAAGGATTATCCATGAGCAGGGAAGACCACAACTCCTGCCGTTCCAGCCGAACGGCGCCTGGGGGAGCGCGAAACACCCGAACTGCAGAGGATTCACGCCCGAAGAATTTCAGGCACTGGATTTCTCGCGGATCGATCTTTCTGAATATTTCGCGGACGTGCAGAAGGATCTGGCCACCAAGATCCAGGGATCGCAGCAAACGATCATGCAGAACATCCAGAACAGATATCAGGCGGCGCCAAAATGA
- a CDS encoding S26 family signal peptidase, protein MPKPLPPDFRNWRLWLAITCLLIAGTLLPGKFCVTLTPSLKHRVYWLTRNPDHVVRGDYVLFHDEELAARVGMKKSEDVLKLVGCDGGDQLTVDGEKKFYCNGEYLVRAKNFTLKGEPLRHFAFSGTIPEGAMFVVGEHKDSYDSRYFGFVDKKRILAKAYPIF, encoded by the coding sequence ATGCCGAAACCGTTGCCCCCTGATTTCCGCAACTGGCGCCTCTGGTTGGCGATCACCTGCCTCCTTATTGCAGGAACACTGCTCCCAGGCAAGTTCTGTGTCACCCTGACGCCTTCCCTCAAGCATCGGGTCTACTGGCTCACCCGGAATCCGGACCATGTGGTTCGGGGGGATTACGTTCTGTTCCACGATGAGGAATTGGCGGCCAGGGTCGGGATGAAGAAATCGGAAGACGTGCTGAAGCTCGTGGGGTGCGATGGGGGGGACCAACTCACCGTGGATGGGGAGAAGAAATTCTACTGCAACGGTGAGTACCTGGTCAGGGCCAAGAATTTTACCCTCAAGGGGGAACCGCTACGCCACTTCGCCTTCAGCGGCACGATCCCCGAGGGAGCCATGTTCGTCGTGGGAGAGCACAAGGATAGCTACGATTCTCGGTATTTCGGCTTTGTGGACAAGAAACGCATCCTGGCGAAAGCCTATCCGATCTTCTGA